In Winkia neuii, a genomic segment contains:
- a CDS encoding S1C family serine protease, with protein sequence MSQDNFYTPDPNRPSEGERATYSAGEAHDNYSDEQQTRRYNFGESGTAEQASSSAARPQEEGYQGQSSYGYQQGAQYQVPYQQGQYQQGQYQQGSQPLQGGAGGQYQPSQQFSQPGTAAKRRSSRPGWGALIATGVIAAMVGGIGAVGVTQLTSSSLGSSVATQAPVTQAKNTKATDWETVAKKVTPAVVAIQVSDGQSAADGSGVIFDSAGHILTNHHVIASAAKGGRIAITTASGEIFEAEVVGTDPTTDLAVLRPIDPPKNLQMAKLGDSSSLTVGSPVAAIGNPLGYSSTMTTGVISALDRPVSVQQESSGFQRGEQVVTNAIQVDAAVNPGNSGGPLFNSSGEVIGINSSIASLSDGAGESTGSIGLGFAIPIDLAKQVASQLLKNGKVRHAYIGVMVTNGSARVDGTIRAGAKIAEVIKGEAASKADVKAGDVVVAVDGKSVSSGNSLIGYVRRYAPGDKVKLTLVRDSQKKDVEVTLGSQDATQR encoded by the coding sequence ATGAGCCAGGATAACTTTTACACGCCCGATCCGAATCGTCCGTCCGAGGGCGAGCGGGCCACCTATTCGGCGGGCGAGGCGCACGATAACTACTCCGACGAGCAGCAGACGCGCCGGTATAACTTTGGGGAAAGCGGGACTGCCGAGCAGGCGAGCTCTTCGGCGGCAAGGCCGCAAGAAGAGGGTTATCAGGGGCAAAGCTCCTACGGCTACCAGCAGGGCGCGCAGTATCAGGTGCCTTATCAGCAGGGGCAATACCAACAGGGGCAATACCAACAGGGATCCCAGCCTCTTCAAGGCGGTGCGGGCGGCCAATATCAGCCTTCTCAACAGTTTTCCCAGCCCGGCACCGCGGCTAAGCGAAGGTCTTCCCGACCCGGCTGGGGAGCCCTGATTGCCACCGGCGTCATCGCCGCGATGGTAGGGGGCATCGGAGCCGTGGGCGTCACGCAGCTCACCTCCAGCTCGCTGGGAAGCTCGGTAGCTACCCAGGCGCCGGTGACACAGGCGAAGAACACGAAGGCTACCGACTGGGAGACGGTGGCAAAGAAGGTTACGCCTGCGGTTGTTGCGATCCAGGTATCCGATGGGCAGTCCGCCGCGGATGGCTCTGGCGTGATTTTTGATTCCGCCGGCCACATCCTTACTAACCACCACGTGATTGCCAGCGCTGCCAAAGGCGGGCGCATTGCGATCACTACCGCCTCTGGCGAGATCTTTGAAGCCGAGGTCGTAGGCACCGATCCCACCACCGACCTAGCTGTGCTCCGGCCTATCGACCCACCGAAGAACCTGCAAATGGCGAAACTCGGAGACTCTTCTTCGCTTACCGTCGGTTCGCCGGTGGCCGCGATCGGTAACCCGCTCGGCTACTCGTCGACTATGACCACGGGCGTTATTTCCGCCCTCGACAGGCCTGTGTCGGTGCAGCAGGAATCTTCTGGATTCCAGCGCGGCGAACAGGTGGTTACGAACGCCATCCAGGTTGATGCTGCAGTAAATCCGGGTAACTCCGGCGGTCCGCTGTTCAATTCCTCCGGCGAAGTAATCGGCATCAACTCCTCGATTGCGTCCCTGTCCGATGGGGCGGGCGAAAGCACCGGTTCAATCGGCCTCGGTTTTGCCATCCCGATTGATTTGGCCAAGCAGGTGGCCAGCCAGCTGCTGAAGAACGGCAAGGTACGCCACGCCTACATCGGTGTAATGGTGACCAATGGCAGTGCCCGGGTCGACGGAACTATCCGCGCCGGCGCGAAGATCGCCGAAGTGATTAAGGGGGAGGCCGCCTCCAAGGCAGATGTGAAGGCAGGCGACGTTGTAGTGGCGGTAGACGGTAAGTCCGTCTCGTCAGGCAATTCCCTAATCGGGTATGTGCGTCGCTACGCTCCCGGCGACAAGGTGAAGCTGACGCTTGTGCGCGATTCCCAAAAGAAGGATGTCGAGGTAACGCTGGGATCGCAGGATGCCACGCAGCGCTAG
- the menD gene encoding 2-succinyl-5-enolpyruvyl-6-hydroxy-3-cyclohexene-1-carboxylic-acid synthase, which produces MRFGSAQPEYGTDPTALLARNIVGALVGSGVKHIVISPGSRNAPLTYAAAAAERAGLVKTHVRIDERTAGFFALGLARGEALGGEVSPVALCTTSGTAVANLHPAIAEADANGIPLIAVTADRPARLRGTGANQTTWQVGIFGKNLRAQADLPATDSAPAAVIGQVFRLSAAATGQDGRPGPVQLNVCLDSPLAGSAAEPKIFTAPTRPKTEEGVPGWPAALKKDASTVIVAADDTGDGTNIVALSRAMGWPLLAEPTSPACYGPALAHYLYYLDKMEGIEQVLVCGHPTLSRPITALLSRSDINIVAVKDATGRYTDIAGTVNAVLERVPEAPAGGVPLPRKWLAADKAVEKVLAERLNVRAEADEALDPLQVACAIWQAHATDPHTAPRLLFGASNTIRLVDRAGRTPENAINALANRGLAGIDGTISCGRGIATATGAPVRVVVGDLTFLHDIGGLLNGRYEQDVDLQIVVLNDAGGSIFAGLEHGGSDHVEDFPRYFATPQNFAIAALAAGLGAEYQMVGDLGDLERLLAMPVRGVSIIEVDTAVPGLAHLDRNVAEKISAALKPLFS; this is translated from the coding sequence ATGCGTTTTGGTTCTGCCCAACCCGAATATGGCACCGATCCGACCGCACTGCTAGCCCGCAATATCGTGGGCGCCCTGGTGGGCTCCGGGGTGAAACACATAGTGATCAGCCCCGGCTCCCGCAACGCGCCCCTTACCTATGCGGCGGCAGCAGCCGAACGAGCCGGGCTGGTGAAGACGCACGTGCGCATCGATGAGCGTACGGCGGGGTTCTTCGCCCTCGGCCTGGCGCGCGGGGAAGCGCTCGGTGGGGAAGTATCCCCGGTTGCACTGTGCACTACCTCGGGTACAGCCGTGGCCAACCTGCACCCGGCCATTGCCGAGGCCGACGCCAACGGCATCCCGCTCATTGCGGTAACTGCCGACCGGCCCGCCCGCCTGCGGGGTACCGGCGCGAACCAAACCACCTGGCAGGTAGGCATCTTCGGGAAGAACCTGCGGGCCCAGGCCGATCTGCCTGCCACAGACAGTGCCCCCGCAGCGGTAATCGGCCAAGTATTTCGCCTGAGCGCCGCCGCAACCGGGCAGGACGGCCGGCCCGGCCCGGTGCAACTGAACGTGTGCTTAGACTCGCCGCTAGCCGGTAGCGCCGCCGAACCGAAAATCTTTACCGCCCCAACCAGGCCGAAAACTGAAGAGGGCGTTCCCGGGTGGCCCGCCGCCCTCAAGAAGGATGCGTCTACGGTGATCGTTGCCGCAGATGACACAGGGGACGGCACAAATATTGTGGCGCTGTCGCGGGCAATGGGATGGCCTCTGCTTGCGGAACCCACCTCGCCGGCCTGCTACGGTCCTGCGCTCGCACACTACCTGTACTACCTGGACAAGATGGAGGGCATCGAACAGGTGCTGGTGTGCGGACACCCCACGCTGTCGCGCCCGATCACCGCCCTGCTTTCGCGCTCGGACATAAATATTGTGGCGGTCAAAGATGCCACCGGCCGGTACACGGACATTGCCGGCACCGTCAACGCCGTGCTCGAGCGCGTGCCGGAAGCTCCGGCGGGCGGGGTGCCGCTGCCGCGCAAGTGGCTCGCCGCGGATAAGGCGGTAGAAAAAGTGCTGGCCGAACGCCTCAATGTCCGCGCCGAGGCCGACGAAGCCCTAGATCCGCTGCAGGTAGCATGCGCCATCTGGCAGGCCCACGCCACCGATCCGCACACCGCCCCCCGGCTCCTATTCGGAGCATCCAACACCATCCGCTTAGTCGATCGGGCAGGCCGCACGCCAGAAAACGCCATTAATGCGCTGGCAAACAGGGGATTAGCAGGCATCGACGGCACTATCAGTTGTGGGCGCGGCATTGCCACCGCCACCGGCGCGCCCGTCCGCGTCGTCGTTGGCGACCTAACCTTCTTGCACGATATAGGCGGGCTTTTAAACGGCCGCTACGAACAGGACGTCGACCTCCAGATCGTCGTCCTCAACGACGCGGGTGGATCCATCTTTGCCGGGCTCGAACACGGTGGCAGCGACCACGTAGAGGATTTCCCCAGATATTTCGCCACGCCCCAAAACTTCGCCATTGCCGCGCTCGCGGCGGGGCTGGGGGCCGAATACCAGATGGTTGGTGACCTAGGCGATCTGGAACGTCTGCTGGCAATGCCCGTGCGCGGCGTCAGCATCATCGAAGTGGATACGGCAGTACCCGGCCTAGCCCACCTAGACCGAAATGTTGCGGAAAAAATTAGTGCCGCCCTCAAGCCGCTATTTTCATAG
- a CDS encoding o-succinylbenzoate synthase, which translates to MITELDNPFDQLKRVFAYSLPLRRKFRRITVREGLLFEGEAGWGEAAPFWDYDAQESSRWLRAGLAAATTAFPAAKREQVPVNVTIPVTAPEVAAQLVKESGGCTTAKVKVADPGSTLRGDCERVAAVASALGPQGKVRVDANAAWDADQAVKAITELQAAVRDGGIDGLEYVEQPCPTVSELAQVRRQVESKIAADESIRRAEDPLAVARAGAADVAVVKVAPLGGIDRAVEVAHESGLELVISSALDSSVGISAGVAAAAALDHLDHACGLATVALFTQDVTKESLLPTAGTLPLRRIEVDTTQGQDAPALAARWQKRLKEMMRY; encoded by the coding sequence ATGATAACTGAACTAGACAACCCCTTCGATCAGCTGAAACGCGTCTTTGCGTACTCGTTGCCGCTGCGGCGAAAGTTCCGTCGCATCACCGTCCGCGAAGGGCTACTTTTCGAGGGCGAAGCCGGGTGGGGCGAGGCAGCGCCGTTTTGGGATTACGACGCCCAGGAATCGTCCCGGTGGTTGCGGGCAGGACTGGCCGCAGCTACCACCGCATTCCCGGCGGCCAAGCGCGAGCAGGTGCCGGTGAACGTGACAATCCCGGTCACCGCCCCTGAAGTGGCTGCGCAGCTGGTGAAGGAATCGGGCGGGTGTACCACGGCAAAGGTGAAAGTGGCCGACCCGGGCTCTACTCTTCGCGGCGACTGTGAGCGCGTGGCCGCCGTTGCCAGCGCGCTGGGGCCGCAGGGAAAGGTGCGGGTAGATGCCAACGCCGCCTGGGACGCGGACCAGGCCGTCAAGGCGATTACAGAACTGCAGGCGGCGGTACGCGACGGCGGCATTGACGGCTTGGAATATGTAGAGCAGCCCTGCCCAACTGTTTCGGAATTGGCGCAGGTGCGCCGGCAGGTCGAATCCAAGATTGCGGCAGACGAATCCATTCGCCGCGCCGAAGACCCCCTGGCGGTAGCTCGCGCCGGGGCAGCAGATGTGGCAGTAGTGAAGGTGGCCCCGCTCGGCGGAATCGACCGAGCGGTAGAAGTAGCTCACGAGTCCGGACTGGAATTGGTCATTTCGTCGGCTCTAGATTCTTCCGTTGGAATCAGTGCCGGCGTGGCCGCAGCGGCCGCCCTCGACCACCTGGATCACGCCTGCGGACTTGCCACGGTAGCGCTGTTTACGCAGGATGTGACTAAAGAATCCTTGCTCCCCACCGCCGGTACGCTGCCGCTTCGCCGCATCGAGGTCGACACCACTCAGGGCCAGGACGCCCCCGCTCTCGCCGCCCGCTGGCAAAAGCGCTTAAAGGAAATGATGAGGTACTAA
- a CDS encoding 1,4-dihydroxy-2-naphthoyl-CoA synthase encodes MSTLPFVSDTFAAARWREVEGFDFSDITYHRGISRGPEQDGRPAGDDMPVVRIAFDRPDVRNAFRPQTVDELYRALDHARMTSDVAAVILTGNGPSARDGGYGFCSGGDQRIRGKDGYRYEVEGANPDAELSQRREQIDPARAGRLHILEVQRLIRTMPKPVIAAVTGWAAGGGHSLMVVCDLAVASLEHARLMQTDANVGSFDAGYGSALLARQAGDKRAREIFFLAREYSASQAAAWGVVNEAVPHEKVEDVALEYARIIATKSPQAIRMLKFAFNMADDGIAGQQVFAGEATRMAYMTEEAQEGRDAFLEHRTPNWQDYPYYY; translated from the coding sequence ATGAGCACGCTTCCATTTGTATCCGACACTTTCGCCGCTGCCCGCTGGCGCGAGGTAGAAGGCTTCGATTTCTCTGACATCACCTACCACCGCGGGATCTCTCGCGGCCCCGAACAGGATGGGCGCCCAGCTGGGGATGACATGCCGGTGGTGCGAATTGCCTTTGACCGTCCCGACGTGCGCAACGCGTTCCGCCCTCAGACCGTGGACGAACTGTATCGGGCGCTGGATCACGCCCGCATGACTTCCGATGTGGCCGCGGTTATTTTGACTGGCAACGGCCCGTCCGCCCGCGATGGAGGCTACGGCTTTTGTTCTGGCGGCGACCAGCGCATTCGCGGAAAAGATGGCTACCGGTACGAGGTCGAAGGGGCCAACCCGGATGCCGAATTGTCCCAGCGGCGCGAACAAATTGATCCGGCAAGGGCAGGCCGGCTGCATATCTTGGAAGTACAGCGGTTAATCCGCACAATGCCGAAGCCAGTCATCGCAGCGGTCACCGGTTGGGCTGCAGGAGGCGGACATTCGCTGATGGTCGTGTGCGATCTGGCGGTAGCGTCCCTTGAGCACGCCCGCCTGATGCAAACCGACGCGAATGTGGGGTCTTTCGACGCGGGCTACGGCTCGGCCCTCCTTGCCAGGCAGGCTGGCGACAAGCGTGCCCGCGAGATCTTCTTCCTTGCCCGCGAATACTCTGCCTCCCAGGCAGCCGCTTGGGGCGTGGTGAACGAGGCCGTACCTCACGAAAAGGTAGAGGACGTAGCCCTCGAATATGCGCGCATCATCGCCACCAAGTCACCCCAAGCTATCCGAATGCTGAAGTTCGCCTTCAACATGGCAGACGACGGCATTGCCGGCCAGCAGGTGTTTGCTGGGGAGGCAACCCGCATGGCCTACATGACGGAAGAGGCACAGGAAGGTAGGGACGCTTTCTTAGAGCACCGTACGCCAAACTGGCAGGACTACCCCTACTACTACTAA